One stretch of Alcaligenes aquatilis DNA includes these proteins:
- a CDS encoding amidase, with translation MKRQWFKLPLHQLLHALHTGEASLPDIVASFYERIATRDDKIGAWQYLIDQDDYLAEYESRSDFYKASPLMGLPFAVKDVIDTAGIPTTMGSAIHQDRIPDMDASCVTAMKAAGGILMGKTVTTEFAYFQAGKTNNPHDAERTPGGSSSGSAAAVADFMVPVAFGTQTAASVIRPASYCGCIGYVGSKNEFSLRNIQPLAQSLDSLGILSNDVLDTLLLRNILLHKPLSLSTPGAQAACVFGVFSGQALGEVQGKMLETLQACQKDLSEQGHTLVDFPLQDAVVELTALHAQIMAYEVARNLVYEQQQHETLSVHMQSLMSTGLAFPYMEYIAALQRADTLKQAVLQWFADSGADFILAPAAAGVAPYKTEGTGAPFMSRAWQLLGLPVVSLPLGYFQKLPMGLQLIGKPHQDDVLLLQARQLQQCFLNSSSVLTV, from the coding sequence ATGAAACGACAGTGGTTTAAGCTGCCTTTGCATCAATTGCTGCACGCTCTGCATACGGGCGAAGCCAGTCTGCCGGATATCGTGGCTTCCTTCTACGAGCGCATTGCCACACGCGATGACAAGATTGGTGCCTGGCAGTATCTGATTGATCAAGACGACTATCTGGCCGAGTACGAAAGCCGCAGCGATTTTTACAAGGCTTCGCCCTTGATGGGCCTGCCCTTTGCGGTCAAGGACGTAATTGATACGGCCGGTATTCCCACCACAATGGGCTCAGCTATTCACCAGGATCGGATTCCGGATATGGATGCTTCCTGCGTTACCGCGATGAAAGCGGCAGGCGGCATTTTGATGGGCAAGACGGTCACAACCGAGTTTGCTTACTTTCAGGCTGGCAAGACGAATAACCCGCATGATGCTGAACGTACACCCGGCGGCTCCTCCAGCGGCTCTGCTGCTGCCGTGGCCGATTTCATGGTGCCGGTAGCCTTCGGCACACAGACGGCGGCATCGGTCATACGGCCCGCATCCTACTGCGGCTGCATTGGCTATGTAGGCAGCAAGAACGAGTTTTCCTTGCGTAATATTCAACCGCTGGCGCAGTCGCTGGATTCTTTGGGCATACTCAGCAACGATGTGCTCGACACGCTCTTGCTGCGCAATATCCTGCTGCACAAACCCTTGAGTTTGAGCACGCCGGGAGCGCAGGCGGCTTGTGTGTTCGGTGTTTTCTCTGGGCAAGCATTGGGCGAAGTTCAGGGCAAGATGCTGGAGACCTTGCAGGCGTGCCAGAAGGATTTGTCGGAACAGGGACATACGTTGGTTGATTTCCCCTTGCAGGATGCCGTCGTTGAGTTGACGGCCTTGCATGCCCAGATCATGGCTTATGAAGTGGCCCGGAATCTGGTGTACGAGCAACAGCAGCATGAAACCTTGAGTGTCCATATGCAGTCCTTGATGAGCACGGGTCTGGCTTTTCCCTACATGGAGTACATTGCTGCCTTGCAAAGAGCGGACACGCTCAAACAGGCAGTGTTGCAGTGGTTTGCAGATAGTGGGGCGGATTTCATTCTGGCGCCTGCGGCAGCCGGTGTTGCGCCTTATAAAACCGAAGGAACGGGGGCGCCATTCATGAGTCGTGCCTGGCAGTTATTGGGCTTGCCCGTGGTGTCCTTGCCTTTGGGTTATTTCCAGAAACTGCCCATGGGTTTGCAGTTGATTGGTAAACCGCATCAGGATGATGTTTTGCTTTTACAGGCGCGTCAGTTGCAGCAGTGCTTTTTAAATAGCAGCTCAGTGCTGACGGTGTAG
- a CDS encoding DUF1116 domain-containing protein, protein MAQHVETQAVMPAWTGVRPLQSLLPSQGRLVLHAGPPFRDAQELPAAIRNSVLIGILYEGWAGNKQEAQALLDAGGVQLAPAQDYGVVVPLAGVVTPSMYLIEVSDSNQPENKKYSVLNEGMQWCTRLGIFADEMVPHLRWLHQDLGARLAAQFQGPVDLAPIVQASLLNGDDGHARTMHGSRQLADIIVSWGINDQASQSFLYGAMAWALNYWMAASALILANQTPADGADAIVKVGGNGLRFGLQLASSTTWLVTDAPVIAGNKEPGNEQANALGALGDSAVVDFVGLGGQCLDLAGISAKNLHAFLPSNYLTRQSLFLKTRLPFLAGRNGISDFAQVIASNTGPLVLLGMIDGAGERGRIGGGVATVDASLFQALKEWQHETTVV, encoded by the coding sequence ATGGCTCAGCATGTAGAGACGCAGGCCGTGATGCCCGCCTGGACAGGAGTCCGTCCCCTGCAATCCCTTTTGCCCTCGCAAGGCCGCTTGGTCCTGCATGCCGGGCCACCGTTTCGGGATGCGCAGGAGCTGCCTGCCGCAATCCGAAATTCGGTTTTGATCGGCATTCTGTATGAGGGCTGGGCGGGCAACAAACAAGAGGCGCAAGCCTTGCTGGACGCAGGGGGCGTGCAATTGGCTCCCGCGCAGGATTACGGCGTGGTGGTGCCATTGGCCGGAGTCGTCACGCCGTCCATGTATTTGATTGAGGTCAGCGACAGCAATCAGCCCGAAAACAAGAAATACTCGGTGCTGAATGAAGGCATGCAGTGGTGCACCCGCCTGGGTATTTTTGCTGATGAAATGGTGCCGCATCTGCGTTGGCTGCATCAGGATTTGGGCGCACGGCTGGCTGCACAGTTTCAGGGGCCGGTAGATCTGGCCCCCATCGTCCAGGCTTCCTTGCTCAATGGTGATGATGGCCATGCTCGTACCATGCATGGCTCCAGGCAACTGGCCGACATTATTGTCTCCTGGGGCATTAATGACCAAGCCAGCCAGAGCTTTCTGTACGGTGCGATGGCCTGGGCCTTGAATTACTGGATGGCCGCCAGTGCCTTGATTCTGGCAAACCAGACGCCCGCTGATGGCGCGGATGCCATCGTTAAAGTCGGCGGCAATGGCTTGCGCTTTGGTCTGCAATTGGCCAGTTCGACAACTTGGTTGGTTACGGATGCCCCTGTTATTGCTGGCAATAAAGAACCCGGCAATGAACAGGCAAACGCGCTGGGAGCCTTGGGCGATAGTGCGGTGGTGGATTTTGTAGGGCTGGGTGGTCAGTGTCTGGATCTGGCCGGGATTAGTGCGAAGAATTTGCATGCCTTTTTGCCCTCGAACTACCTGACTCGTCAAAGCCTGTTTCTGAAAACCCGCTTGCCCTTTCTGGCCGGGCGCAATGGCATCAGTGATTTTGCGCAAGTGATTGCCAGCAATACCGGGCCTTTGGTGTTGCTGGGCATGATCGACGGTGCCGGAGAGCGCGGTCGTATTGGCGGTGGAGTGGCGACGGTGGATGCCTCTTTATTTCAAGCTCTCAAGGAGTGGCAGCATGAAACGACAGTGGTTTAA
- a CDS encoding NAD-dependent dehydratase, translating into MTGIKTGTLDWTGDNPFIYLKTDPEQDWSSLSLYFRIASSAYGSGQAILVLDKPYEDGQDSDARLLITDNQPLAEYLVRDFVRHFGLFRKAVALDKLQVLGDGVFQTVNRFPELVSESVSSASAGLTVELQWHQMTQPAICVDLPQSQTQTQKHEMMCVFHPAQQARVLINGKALPGNTIERDFNGSRAQSASLANSETWVRVA; encoded by the coding sequence ATGACGGGAATTAAAACCGGCACCTTGGATTGGACGGGTGACAACCCTTTTATTTATTTGAAGACCGACCCTGAGCAGGACTGGTCGTCCTTGTCCCTGTACTTTCGCATTGCCAGCTCGGCGTATGGCAGCGGCCAGGCCATTCTGGTATTGGACAAGCCCTACGAGGACGGGCAGGACAGCGACGCACGTTTGCTGATTACAGACAACCAGCCTTTGGCCGAGTATCTGGTACGGGATTTTGTGCGCCATTTTGGCTTGTTTCGCAAGGCGGTGGCGCTGGATAAGTTGCAGGTCTTGGGTGACGGCGTTTTCCAGACGGTGAACCGTTTCCCTGAGCTGGTCAGCGAGTCTGTCTCCTCCGCCAGTGCAGGTCTGACGGTGGAATTGCAATGGCATCAAATGACGCAGCCCGCGATTTGTGTGGACCTGCCGCAAAGCCAGACCCAAACCCAGAAGCACGAAATGATGTGTGTATTCCATCCGGCGCAGCAAGCCAGAGTGCTGATCAATGGCAAGGCCTTGCCAGGCAACACCATAGAGCGAGACTTTAACGGCTCGCGTGCGCAGTCCGCCAGCCTGGCGAACAGCGAAACCTGGGTGCGCGTGGCGTAA
- a CDS encoding NAD-dependent epimerase/dehydratase family protein, translating into MKKVVVTGGSGRVGSYVVQQLMQTMDVVVADLKPSQHQVSFIQTDVMDLEAVRAATKDADAVIHLAAIDFDWKAAEEQYINVNVRGTWHVLQACRENGVKKVVLCSSISACGLSEMRADWKPQYLPVDEAHENKPYQAYSVSKIVMEQMAKSFSDASDMEVICLRPLAVVLPETIAEYIQFVDSPQRNWLFYYIWAADLARAFEAAVNLQGLRYGVFFISADDSSHPLATTDWYQQIIGPVPEIKNPRWYQNNPRASIFSSHAAKEILGWQPSTDFQQLRQEYAVEKDLA; encoded by the coding sequence ATGAAGAAAGTGGTGGTTACAGGTGGCTCGGGTCGTGTGGGCTCGTACGTCGTACAGCAATTGATGCAGACCATGGATGTGGTCGTGGCGGATCTGAAACCCAGCCAGCATCAGGTTTCTTTTATTCAAACGGATGTGATGGATCTGGAGGCCGTGCGTGCGGCCACCAAAGATGCCGATGCCGTGATTCACCTGGCGGCGATTGATTTCGACTGGAAGGCTGCTGAGGAGCAGTACATCAACGTGAATGTGCGCGGCACCTGGCATGTGCTGCAAGCCTGTCGTGAAAACGGCGTCAAGAAAGTGGTGCTGTGTTCCAGTATTTCAGCCTGCGGTCTGTCGGAGATGCGCGCCGATTGGAAACCTCAGTATCTGCCTGTAGACGAGGCCCATGAAAATAAGCCTTATCAGGCCTATAGCGTCAGCAAGATTGTCATGGAGCAGATGGCAAAAAGCTTTAGCGATGCCAGCGATATGGAAGTGATCTGCCTGCGTCCGCTGGCCGTGGTGCTGCCGGAAACCATTGCCGAGTACATCCAGTTCGTTGACAGCCCGCAGCGCAACTGGCTGTTTTATTACATCTGGGCTGCGGATCTGGCGCGTGCTTTTGAGGCCGCCGTGAATCTGCAAGGTTTGCGCTACGGCGTGTTTTTCATCAGCGCAGACGATAGCTCCCACCCTCTGGCAACCACAGACTGGTATCAGCAGATTATTGGCCCTGTGCCTGAAATCAAGAACCCGCGCTGGTATCAGAATAATCCCCGTGCCTCTATTTTCAGCAGCCATGCGGCCAAGGAAATTCTGGGCTGGCAGCCGAGCACGGATTTTCAGCAACTGCGCCAGGAATACGCGGTGGAAAAAGACCTGGCGTGA
- a CDS encoding PDR/VanB family oxidoreductase, producing MQQTLQTRVLKKTRLSERVVGLTLGLQNGGAFPVWEPGAHIELELAVSQTEPLYRQYSLCGQQANTREWQIAVLKEDAGRGGSAYIHEVLQEGDALAVSIPKNHFPFAANKKCFFIAGGIGITPIVPMVQAAAAAGLDWHLLYLARNAADFIFLQELQEVDGARITTHASNQDGLFDLQGALQALDAQTVVYSCGPQPLLTALENYQQEQADISWQLVLERFSVETDPAMLQGKGFTVTLKKSGKSIAVAGDETILAALKREGIRVKCSCQNGTCGTCETVVISGLPEHRDFVLSPEERRLNETMMICVSRALSAELVLDL from the coding sequence ATGCAGCAAACTTTGCAAACACGCGTGCTGAAGAAAACCAGGCTGTCAGAGCGCGTTGTGGGTCTGACTCTGGGTTTGCAAAACGGGGGCGCGTTTCCCGTCTGGGAGCCAGGGGCGCACATTGAGCTGGAACTGGCGGTGTCGCAGACCGAGCCGCTTTACCGTCAGTATTCGCTGTGTGGCCAACAGGCCAATACCCGCGAATGGCAAATTGCCGTTCTGAAAGAGGATGCCGGGCGGGGCGGCTCTGCGTATATCCATGAGGTATTGCAGGAAGGTGATGCACTGGCCGTCAGCATTCCGAAAAATCACTTTCCCTTTGCTGCAAACAAGAAGTGCTTCTTTATTGCCGGGGGCATAGGCATCACGCCTATCGTGCCCATGGTCCAGGCCGCTGCGGCAGCGGGTCTGGACTGGCACTTGCTGTATCTGGCAAGAAACGCAGCGGATTTTATTTTTCTGCAAGAGCTGCAAGAAGTGGATGGCGCGCGTATCACCACGCATGCCTCCAATCAGGACGGTCTGTTTGATCTGCAAGGCGCATTGCAAGCGCTGGATGCGCAAACCGTCGTTTATTCCTGCGGTCCGCAGCCTTTGCTGACCGCCTTGGAAAACTATCAACAGGAACAGGCCGATATTAGCTGGCAACTGGTGCTGGAGCGCTTCTCGGTAGAGACCGATCCGGCCATGTTGCAAGGCAAGGGCTTTACCGTGACCTTGAAGAAGTCGGGCAAAAGCATCGCGGTAGCGGGGGATGAAACGATTCTGGCCGCCTTGAAACGGGAAGGCATACGGGTCAAGTGCTCATGCCAGAACGGCACCTGCGGTACCTGCGAGACCGTAGTGATTTCCGGCTTGCCGGAGCATCGGGATTTTGTGCTGTCGCCAGAAGAACGGCGGCTGAATGAAACCATGATGATCTGCGTTTCGCGCGCCTTGTCGGCCGAATTGGTTTTGGATCTATAA
- a CDS encoding aromatic ring-hydroxylating oxygenase subunit alpha, which yields MTTALRSPIAIEEFDRSYFQQETDEVFALPPECFNSEEFFQFELNAVWKKQWFCVGRATDIPNAGDFFTFDVGNDALFAIRTREGGINVLSNVCRHRNMLLLEGAGNVRRISCPLHAWVYNMEGELVSAPGLTDTGASFDPKSVCLPKIRAEVWEGFIFINYDAMAPALHTRLGNLGKQLANYRMSELKSSEPLKMESFDWNWKIFNDECYHCSFLHASSWGGMYETNPDRVDETAVFNDVANGIVSYNLLSTHKDAAPTHTGSILQPPMDGLTDQERTQLSYVTVAPNLLLVAMPDKVKYFMWLPKSAKQSTYGVSWMYPQETLEREDHKEKFDQEHDDLYPVMIEDLFAWRRSHQGMQSNFASRGRLTNEELVIKRLQNWLIDLYRAEERRADEQSRVLPIRAIA from the coding sequence ATGACTACCGCTCTACGCTCGCCCATTGCGATTGAAGAATTTGACCGCAGCTACTTTCAGCAGGAAACCGATGAGGTTTTCGCCTTGCCCCCCGAGTGTTTCAACTCGGAAGAGTTTTTTCAGTTCGAACTGAATGCCGTCTGGAAAAAACAGTGGTTCTGTGTGGGCCGTGCGACTGACATTCCCAATGCCGGTGACTTTTTCACCTTTGACGTAGGTAATGATGCGCTGTTCGCTATCCGCACTCGTGAAGGTGGCATCAATGTGCTATCCAACGTCTGTCGTCACCGCAATATGCTGTTGTTGGAAGGAGCAGGGAATGTGCGCCGTATCAGTTGCCCTTTGCACGCCTGGGTCTACAACATGGAAGGTGAACTGGTTTCCGCCCCTGGTCTGACTGATACCGGCGCCAGCTTTGACCCCAAGAGCGTCTGTCTGCCCAAAATCCGTGCCGAGGTTTGGGAAGGCTTCATCTTCATCAACTACGACGCCATGGCGCCTGCCTTGCATACCCGCTTGGGCAATTTGGGTAAGCAACTGGCGAACTACCGCATGTCCGAGTTGAAGTCCTCGGAGCCTCTGAAGATGGAGAGCTTCGACTGGAACTGGAAGATCTTCAATGACGAGTGCTACCACTGCAGCTTCCTGCACGCTTCGTCCTGGGGCGGCATGTACGAAACCAATCCGGATCGTGTCGATGAAACTGCTGTCTTTAATGACGTAGCCAATGGCATTGTGTCCTACAACCTGCTCTCCACCCACAAGGACGCCGCGCCGACGCATACCGGTTCCATCTTGCAGCCGCCCATGGATGGTCTGACCGATCAGGAGCGGACCCAGCTTTCTTACGTGACGGTGGCTCCTAACCTCTTGCTGGTGGCCATGCCCGATAAGGTGAAGTACTTCATGTGGCTACCCAAAAGCGCCAAGCAATCGACCTACGGCGTGTCCTGGATGTATCCGCAAGAAACACTGGAGCGCGAGGATCACAAAGAGAAGTTCGATCAGGAACACGATGATTTGTACCCCGTGATGATCGAGGATTTGTTTGCCTGGCGTCGTTCGCATCAGGGCATGCAATCGAACTTTGCTTCCCGTGGCCGCTTGACCAATGAAGAGCTGGTCATCAAGCGTTTGCAAAACTGGCTGATTGATCTGTACCGCGCCGAAGAGCGCCGTGCGGACGAGCAAAGCCGGGTATTGCCGATCCGAGCGATTGCCTAA
- a CDS encoding LysR substrate-binding domain-containing protein, with amino-acid sequence MQVPLLNALRTFTVSAQRLNFTKAAEDLLVSPSAVSHQIKVLEEYLGCKLFLRKNRSLELTDQGQFLFDRLQRPFYEINQALSELRMPHGKSRINLSLRPFVSSMWFTGQLGDFWLKHPDIEINLLHRLQAPDFFRDNINFAIVWGKQGDWPQLQTLRIIPGNLTPVCAPSYLQAHGQITFPADLNQHVLIHEENQLCWEQWLRKAAGQELTAKKSFHIDDTNVRMNAVLNGQGVMLGCPALLQPLIDKKEIVQLFDVCLEEYAYFLAYPKEANLSRQEQEFVDWVASIAIR; translated from the coding sequence ATGCAGGTGCCATTACTGAATGCCTTAAGAACCTTTACGGTATCCGCGCAAAGGTTGAACTTCACCAAGGCGGCAGAAGACCTGCTGGTCTCTCCTTCGGCAGTCAGTCACCAGATCAAGGTGCTGGAGGAGTATCTGGGCTGCAAGCTGTTTCTGCGTAAAAACCGTTCCCTGGAGTTGACGGATCAGGGCCAGTTTTTGTTCGACCGTTTGCAGCGGCCTTTTTACGAGATCAATCAGGCCTTGAGCGAACTGCGTATGCCGCACGGCAAGAGCCGTATCAATCTGTCCTTGCGGCCCTTTGTGTCCAGCATGTGGTTTACCGGGCAGTTGGGAGATTTCTGGCTGAAGCACCCGGACATTGAAATCAACTTGCTGCACAGGTTGCAGGCACCGGACTTTTTCAGGGACAACATCAATTTTGCAATTGTCTGGGGCAAGCAGGGCGACTGGCCGCAGTTGCAGACCTTGCGCATCATTCCCGGCAATTTGACGCCTGTGTGTGCGCCGTCTTATTTGCAGGCGCATGGCCAGATCACATTTCCGGCGGATCTGAACCAGCATGTGCTGATTCACGAAGAAAATCAGCTGTGCTGGGAGCAGTGGTTGCGCAAGGCGGCGGGGCAGGAACTGACGGCCAAGAAGAGCTTTCACATTGATGACACCAATGTACGCATGAATGCCGTCTTGAACGGCCAAGGGGTGATGCTGGGCTGTCCGGCCTTGCTGCAACCTTTGATCGACAAGAAAGAGATCGTCCAGCTTTTCGATGTTTGCCTGGAAGAGTACGCCTATTTCCTGGCCTACCCCAAGGAGGCGAACCTTAGCCGACAGGAGCAGGAGTTTGTGGATTGGGTCGCGTCGATTGCAATTCGCTAG
- a CDS encoding phage holin family protein yields MALRQTISQLGSTLIGAVSTRLELFALEAGQQKASLITIFTMVFGALLFSTLAVLVFSLLLALYFWPTEYRYWALGGLVVLYAGLGVGLFLAVRRRLTTGPIPFSATLSELRRDVAFIERLRDSEGDGK; encoded by the coding sequence ATGGCGCTTAGGCAAACTATCAGTCAGCTTGGTTCTACCTTGATAGGAGCTGTCAGTACTCGGCTGGAGCTGTTTGCTCTGGAGGCCGGCCAGCAAAAGGCGAGCCTGATCACTATTTTCACTATGGTGTTTGGCGCACTGCTGTTCTCCACTCTGGCGGTGCTGGTGTTCAGCTTGTTGCTGGCCTTGTACTTCTGGCCTACGGAGTATCGTTACTGGGCCTTGGGGGGACTGGTCGTTTTGTATGCCGGTTTGGGAGTGGGGCTTTTCCTGGCCGTACGTCGTCGTCTGACGACAGGTCCAATTCCTTTTTCAGCGACCTTGTCCGAGCTGCGTCGCGATGTCGCGTTTATTGAGCGCTTGAGGGATTCCGAGGGAGACGGGAAATGA
- a CDS encoding DUF883 family protein, with translation MATKKSLENSGDKFIEEVKASLDEAEQLMREAAEATGDKAGELREKALRSLRLTRDSLHDAQEAVVDHSLRAAKATDNYVHDKPWQAIGVAGIVGLMFGMLISRR, from the coding sequence ATGGCTACCAAGAAAAGTCTGGAAAACAGCGGAGACAAATTCATCGAGGAAGTGAAAGCGAGCTTGGATGAAGCAGAACAACTGATGCGTGAAGCAGCCGAAGCCACGGGCGACAAAGCCGGTGAATTGCGGGAAAAAGCCTTGCGCTCATTGCGTCTGACCCGGGATTCCTTGCACGATGCCCAGGAAGCAGTGGTTGATCACAGCCTGCGTGCAGCCAAAGCAACCGACAATTATGTCCACGACAAGCCCTGGCAAGCTATTGGCGTGGCCGGTATTGTGGGCCTGATGTTCGGCATGCTGATCAGTCGTCGTTAA
- the upp gene encoding uracil phosphoribosyltransferase gives MPIHEIRHPLIRHKLGLMRKADLSTKNFREMSQEIASLLTYEACKDLPLEPTTIEGWCGNVEVEKLAGKKVTVVPILRAGIGMLDGVLSLIPGAKVSVIGIARNEETFEAQTYLERLVGELDQRLALIIDPMLATGGSMVATIDLLKKAGCKNIRALVLVAAPEGIATLEKHHPDVHIYTASIDQHLDEHGYIVPGLGDAGDRIFGTRQKVQDGEV, from the coding sequence ATGCCCATACACGAAATACGCCACCCTTTGATCCGCCATAAACTGGGTTTGATGCGCAAGGCAGATCTGAGCACAAAAAATTTCCGCGAAATGTCCCAGGAAATTGCTTCTTTGCTGACCTACGAGGCTTGCAAGGATTTGCCCTTGGAACCCACCACCATTGAAGGCTGGTGTGGCAATGTGGAAGTGGAAAAGCTGGCTGGTAAGAAAGTGACGGTTGTTCCTATCTTGCGCGCCGGTATTGGCATGTTGGACGGGGTGTTGAGCTTGATTCCCGGCGCCAAGGTCAGCGTGATCGGTATCGCCCGAAATGAAGAAACCTTTGAGGCCCAGACCTATCTGGAACGGTTGGTCGGTGAGCTGGACCAGCGCCTGGCCCTGATTATCGACCCCATGTTGGCCACCGGCGGCTCTATGGTTGCCACGATCGATCTGCTGAAAAAAGCGGGTTGCAAGAATATTCGTGCCCTGGTGCTGGTGGCGGCCCCTGAAGGCATCGCCACTCTTGAAAAACACCATCCTGACGTGCATATCTATACCGCGTCCATTGATCAGCATTTGGACGAACACGGTTATATCGTGCCGGGCCTGGGCGATGCGGGCGACCGTATTTTTGGTACGCGTCAGAAGGTTCAGGACGGCGAGGTGTAA
- the dacB gene encoding D-alanyl-D-alanine carboxypeptidase/D-alanyl-D-alanine-endopeptidase: MGVLKAKPVLSRCKHVALATLLMVQGASLALAQALPPELASVWNASRLPQSSLSIVVDEADGPRLIGVNAQEPRNPASVMKLVSTWAGLSALGPEYTWRTTLMAQDGLQVDEQGTLKGPLYIKAGGDPFLTVPQLWDMLRELRLRGVKNLTDVIVDRSIFGNVTINPGDFDNAGDRPYNASPDAMMVGLGASRLVFQPDTQARKWIAIIDPPLPGVRVQGEVEWSTATCPGSPVVGTQIQPEAGGMVVRVSGKAAASCGEFSVYRLVHSQTEFFDKLFRSLWRDLGGTLARDIKTGRVPARAQVITWHDSRSLSDLIRLVNKQSNNVMARTILLTVGAEMSGPGATVASGERAVMGVLGRQGVNTAGWTVDNGSGLSRNGRVTAGGMADMLKVAWRSNWMPEYISSFAISGVDGTVRSRLRDDEVQGRAHLKTGTLRDSRALAGYVLGASGKRYIVVMMVNDERSAAARPFFDSVVKWLAVR, from the coding sequence ATGGGCGTTTTAAAGGCAAAGCCTGTTTTGAGTCGTTGCAAGCATGTGGCTTTGGCCACCTTGCTCATGGTGCAAGGCGCATCGCTAGCCCTGGCCCAGGCCTTGCCGCCCGAGCTGGCTTCGGTCTGGAATGCCAGCCGTTTGCCACAATCGTCCCTGTCCATCGTGGTGGACGAGGCTGATGGTCCGCGTCTGATTGGCGTCAACGCCCAAGAGCCGCGTAACCCTGCCTCGGTGATGAAACTGGTCAGCACCTGGGCTGGTCTGTCCGCTCTGGGGCCAGAATACACGTGGCGCACGACCTTGATGGCCCAGGATGGCCTGCAAGTGGACGAGCAAGGCACGCTGAAAGGGCCTTTGTATATCAAGGCCGGGGGCGATCCGTTTTTGACCGTGCCGCAGTTGTGGGACATGTTGCGCGAGCTCCGCTTGCGTGGGGTGAAGAATCTGACCGACGTTATTGTGGATCGTTCCATTTTCGGTAACGTCACCATTAATCCGGGCGACTTCGATAATGCGGGTGACCGTCCCTATAACGCCAGCCCGGACGCCATGATGGTAGGGCTGGGGGCGTCCCGCCTGGTGTTCCAACCCGATACCCAGGCGCGCAAATGGATTGCGATTATTGACCCGCCCCTGCCGGGTGTGCGCGTTCAGGGTGAAGTCGAGTGGTCGACGGCCACCTGCCCTGGTTCACCTGTAGTTGGAACCCAGATTCAGCCTGAAGCCGGTGGCATGGTGGTGCGTGTCAGTGGCAAGGCCGCTGCTTCTTGCGGTGAGTTCAGCGTGTACCGACTGGTGCATTCCCAAACCGAATTTTTCGACAAACTGTTTCGTAGCCTGTGGCGCGATCTGGGCGGCACCTTGGCCCGCGATATCAAGACAGGCCGCGTGCCTGCCCGTGCCCAGGTGATTACCTGGCATGATTCGCGGTCATTGTCTGATTTGATTCGCCTTGTTAATAAGCAAAGCAATAACGTGATGGCTCGGACCATTTTGCTGACCGTGGGCGCTGAGATGAGCGGTCCGGGTGCGACCGTCGCCAGTGGTGAACGGGCAGTCATGGGAGTATTAGGCCGTCAGGGTGTCAACACGGCTGGCTGGACGGTAGACAATGGCTCCGGTCTGTCGCGTAATGGACGCGTTACGGCGGGCGGGATGGCCGACATGCTGAAGGTTGCCTGGCGCTCGAACTGGATGCCCGAGTACATTTCCTCCTTCGCGATTTCCGGTGTGGATGGCACGGTGCGTTCGCGCTTGCGCGATGACGAGGTTCAGGGCCGTGCTCACCTGAAAACCGGCACACTGCGCGATAGTCGTGCGCTGGCCGGTTACGTGCTGGGAGCCAGCGGAAAGCGGTATATTGTTGTCATGATGGTCAATGACGAACGTTCTGCCGCTGCCCGGCCCTTTTTTGACTCGGTGGTGAAGTGGTTGGCAGTGCGTTAA